The window CTCGTGTACTGTGTCGCTATTCCATGTTCTCCATGATTAGGTCAAATCAATAATGCAAACTTGTCACCATTGGGTTAAATTTTCTCATCAATAATAAAtccatcaacacacacacaaacacacgcaaagCGTCAATTGCCTTATCTGGAGTAGATGGCTTCTCTGGTGAAATAGTTCTAAATGACATTTACacattctgtttaaaaaaagcaagacAACGGCGAGCTCTACCGTCTATCAATCAGGTAGACCTTCGTGATGCAGGAGATTTCCAGTCAAACACCAATGATGGAAATGTCACCACTAAAAAACCCACGGACTGTCTTCCACCACGGTGAAAAGGTGATGATATTTGCGCCCATCTTAGCACAAAGACTAGAAAGGGATGGATCTGATTGGCTTGCGTTCCGACGTTCTCACCTTTGACACGTTCACGTGGAGATGTGTCCGGCTACCCTGGAGAAACCGCCGGATGAAAGATCGGCAAGCGTAGAGGAGTCCTCTTCGGGGACAAGCGACTCCCGGCTTCTGCCGATGTGGCCTCCTGATCTGTGACGTCCCGCCTTGGCGCACACATGAGCCGAAGGGGGTTCTCGCACCACTGAGCGCGCACAAACGCACCGCATCACGTGACGCCGCCGCCCGACACGCCGAGGTGGCCCATCCGTGATAACTTTGGACTTTTCTTGGTCCAACACCGACAATCTCCATTTTGAAAAGTCTTTATTGAGCCCACAAAACTTTACTGGACACGTTACAGGACCCCGACAGAGAGAGCGTACAAAGAACTTCAGCCAATAAACCCACTGAAAGAGTCCTTGTCCCTCTCCTCCTCTATAACTTCAGTCGGATCAGGTTTCTCCCGTGAGTCCACCAGGTGGTCATGGTCATCGTCTCCCGGCAGCCCTGGAACCACCAGGTAGTACCGTCACAATCCCTTCCATCTACAATCTGATCTGGAAATAGAAATAAACTACCGAGCGCTTTAAGTCCTGGCATCAAACCGTTGGCGAACATAGACACGGGATGGTCACGGGTCGTCTCTCTGCCTTTTGGGGTACTACGCCAGAGCTCAGGTGTTTGGCAAAGAGTACTGGAGGCCCCACCTCGGTCATTCAGCGAGAGAGCCTCAAAGTTGCCGGTGTTCTCTCCGTCGGGATTGCCAGCGCGGAGGTCAAAGGAATACCTCTGCGAAGGACATCATCCCACAATGAGAAGCTAGCGTATCCCAGACGCCCGTGGCTCTTACCCGGGACTCTCTCCTCAACAGGTAAAGGATGACGACGAGGATGGCGATCACCAGTAGAAGCAGCACCAGAAGGATGATACCTGAAGAGCCAGGGAGACGTCCGGTCGAGCCGCTTCGACCTCCTAAATACTAAAGCGTTCTTACCCCAGACGGAACTAGAGAAGcccacagggggtgctggaagaGACCGCTGTAGTCAGTACGAGCCGCCACCTCCACACCATCTTTGTTACTTTACCAGCCTCCGTTGCGACACTTGGAGAAGTTGCAGAAACCGTGGTACTGTCCTCCGCTGGTGTTGCAGTCTTCTGTCCAACGGAATTGCGCTGTTGTTCACCTGGCGTTGTGGTTTCTCCTTTGGTGCTGGGTCCTTGTGTCTGGTGACTAGTGCTGTCTGCAGAAATGAACTGGACCAGCACGAGCGGATGCAGGTTTTCATTGGAAACATTCAAGCCCAGCATTATTTCACACAGGACTAAAACAATGGACGACTATGGTTGGAATGGGACTGGAACGGGAGGTCAGTACCACCGTTGTATTTGACCGCCCGTCAGATGGATTTGGCGAAATCAGGTTCGGATGGGATGGCGTCCACAATGTTGTCATCGTCGCGGTGGGGAGGGCTGCTAACGGGGGAGCGTCTGGATCACGGACAAAAGAGACGACGTGAGTTGTAGGCTAGCAGGAAGGACGTGGTTTCAACTCCATTTTGTATTTACCTGAGGTGTGGTTCCTGGTGGTCTGCGTTTGGTTTTCTCCTTGCAAAACAGATGCAGCTGCGGATGCTACaactattttgaaacaaaaatccaTTAGGCATACTTTCTATTCAAAATCCGAGGTCTGCAGATGCACCCACCAAAGTATAAAAGTCGGGGGTTCATCGTCGTTGCTGCGAGTGCGCCAGAAAGCTCTTCCGCTAGTTTAATAGCTTAGACTTCAGCACGAGGCGCTCGCAACGCTCTACCAGCCTCAGTTTCAGGAAGTCGGCCACCAACCACAGCATCAGCGAAGGCCACAACGACAGGATGTAGCCCCTCGCTCTTCTTGTTTGCATTAGCCTCAATCCGGAGCGCTAGACATGAAGTCAGACCATTTTGACTTGCCTTTATGTATCGCCCACGGTCGAGAGTTTTATCGATCTTCTGCCACTTTGCAGCACCCATTGAAAACAGTAGttgtgttgttattgtttttcattcaGAGGATCACTATTTGAAAATTGTCCCCAAATATTCAATACAAAAGGTTCGGCATGACAAAACATCATCATTGTTACATTGTCCTACACTGTTCCAACATTCAAGAGTTTTCAGGAAGTATAAATAAAGCAAGTGATGGTTCAAAGTGTTGATTTTGCGTTGATGCCCGCCTCCTCTACTCTTCAGTGACCCAGTCCGGAGCGATGCTGTGCTCCAGGGCGATGGCCGCCAGCTCCTTCAGGAATTCCGCGTATAGGACAATGGCAAAGACTCGACTCTTGTCTTGGGGCGGTATGGCGGGACAAGGTGGCAGGAGGCCCGGACGAGGGGCTGCCAGAGAGATCCCCACCGAGCCGTTGGGAAGAGGGCAGTCTGAATCCGCCGCACCCCGAGACTGCAGGCTTTCTGGAACAGGTGACCCAGAACCCGTTCTGTATTCCTTCTTCAACTACTGGTCACTAGAGGAAGAAGACTCGCTAACCTCGGATCTTGCAGTCCTGGTCTTTAGCTAACAAGAACCTCCAAGCCTGCGTGACCATGGCGGGGTACTCTGGTCGGGCTCGGATGTAGCGCTCGATTTGATCACCAAGTGACACCAGCACCTACATTTTCAAGAGATGCCTTGAGTTGAATGTTGCATGGAGTTAGCTCAAACAATCAGAACGAATCGGGACACCTGGTGCAACGTACACACGCCGGCCACCTGATGAGTTTGTGTACAAAGCAGGAAGGATCTCAGCAGAGGTTGCGGGTACGACGCCAACTGAGCCAAGATGCCGGTCACCAGCAGGTTGACGGCGATGGAGTTCTCCAGAAGGTTCTGGAGCCGGGACAGCAGGACGCTAATGAAGGGCCCTGTGGTGTCATGGGAAGGAAGGCTTGAATCCAACAACGGGTCCGACGTTAGGATGAAAAAACCCACCTGTGAATGGAACGCTGGGCTGATCCCCATCTTGCTCGTCCATGGTCTCCTCCCCCTGTTCCTCTCCTTCTTCGCAATCCTCCTCGGCCAGTCTTTTCTTGAGATCTTGAATACGCCGCCTGAAGTCGGAGATGTTGTCCAGGACGTTCTCGCACTCTGGTTCGGCCCCCAGAGAGCGCATTAGCTCATAGTACTGAGAGAAGAAGTCGCCATCGTCATGACTATTGCTTTTGCTTTCGGGCAGTTTTGGCAGCTGACTCGCGGGGTCTTTGTTTGGCAGAAGAGGGGGGCTGTTTGATGTGTCTGGTGCAAAATTAGTCACGTGATCGTGGATGCCGTCGTGGGTGCTTCTCGACTGGTCGTCCTCGCTTATCCTTCGTGACGACATGATGCAGTTGACGGTGTCATGTACGGTCCTTCTCCCTGTTGCGGGGGAGACCCCGCCTCCGCGTGCTTTTTGGCTCCCCCCCGTCCTTTGGTCCAGAATGGCAGCCGCAAAGTCTTTTTGGGCGACAAGATCGTAGACGAGGATATCCCCCTCAAATTCAGCCTCCTCCACATAAGCACCGCGCACCAGTTTGATGGTGCTACGTCGCATTTCTTGGATGTGGCTAGGAGGGGGTACGGGCGGTAAAGGGGCCAAGGGGCTGCCGCCAACCGACGCCGACGCCTCCCCTTCCGCGAAAATGTCGTCCCACTCCAGTTCCAGGCCGGAGCTGGTTCTTCCCTGACGGTTGCATTTTGAGACGACATCCGTGGAGCGAGAGGTAGGGGAGCCATCGACGGAGTCGCTCTTTAGCTGCGCCTCGGTGGCGTTCCCTGGTCCGAATCGGTCTTGGGCAAGAGGCCGATCGCGGCCGTCGTAAGGTGCCGACCAGTGTCGACACGCCCTGAGGGGCCCcgacttatttattatcatttgcGTAGCACTGGGCTTTCAAGAATGGTTGGACTGACCTGTAAGAGGTGGCGATGGCCTGTCGGGCGTCGGAGAGGTAATGGAGGTAGTTGACTTCCATCAGGAAGTCTGAACCGCGCCAGTAACCAACACCATCTGCCACCGACACGTCTTACCAGCACAGAGCACCAGTTCAAATGTGTGAAAGTCAAGTAGTAACACCATCACCACAACCACATCAGCTTTACCTGCTCCTTTTGACCAGCCAATGTCCTCTGGTGTCTTGGAGAGTTGGACGGGACACCAGGAAGGCAGGAGGAGCAGGAAGGAGGCAGAGCTGGAGGAGCACCAGCTCTTATGCTTTAAGGAAgaccagttttttttactctcGTGGTTGCAAGAAATCAAGAACCTGGGGACACAAGCCTGGCCTTCACAACCGGAACCTAAGCGTCGGCATCGCCAGACAAGCAGGCCCACCTGAAGACCAGCTGAAGCATGACGTCCTCGCAGAAGAGCCCGATGAGCGTCTTGAACAGAGCCAGCGACACCGTTCCCAGCTGAGGAGCAACGAGACTGGCTCGCGTCTTCGGCTGGGGCTCGATCAGGGTCGGGTGCTCTACCTGGAAGGGTGTGTTGACTCTGCTGACCAGCGTGTCTAGGATGTGAACCTTGTCGTGGCTGTGCAGCAGGATGAAGGACAGGAAGGTTTGCAGGAGGGCGGGCTCAGATATCGTGCGTAAGAACAGGTCCAAGTAGGCCGTGGTCGTCATGACCTCCTCCACCGTCAGCTGTAATAACGACCCCCCCCCGAAATGATCACGCACTTGTCGAAATCCTTAGACTAACCAGACACGTGTGCACTACCTTATGCAATGCGGGAGCCAGCACGGGAACCAGGAACCCGTCGTGGATATAATTTAGCAACTGGGACCGGATCGAAGGATGGGTCACCTAGGAGGAAGGTAAGATCATTAGGCCCGAGGTTTTCCCCTTAAAACTCGCCTCGTTATTGTGCATTACGCTGGTGACGGCGCTGCAGAAGCCCAGCGAGTGCAGGAATTGGACCAGGGCCGGAACCTGACGAAACCGTCAAACATTGGCGTGCGTCCTTTGCCCCCAGGTGTCAGTGTCAGACTTGTTACGGTTACCTGCTGCCAGTCGGCCCGGTCAAGACGGTGCCAGTCGTCGCTGTAAACCTGCAACCTGGCTGGCAGAGACGAGTAGAGTCCGGAGAGACCCGTGGCCAGAACCTGGGTCAGGTCACAACAGCAAACCAAACATGTGGATCAAAAATTCCACAATTTATTATAAGAGGACTAAACGGGGGAGTTCATTCCTTACCCCGTATTAAGGGGTGGCACCAGAGAttggaaatcaaatcaaaacaaaagctaGCATTAACCGTGGCCATGTTGCTTCCATTCACACGCAGACTTGCTAATCCCACCCTGGTCACATGCTGATTTTTCTAATCTGCTCTCCGCCAGGAGATTGAGGTCAGGGTGGTCACATGGATTTAAATGTGAAggtgagacacacacacacacagacgatGCTTTGGAATCATGAATGTCTGCTCCTGAATTACTGTATCGGGAATTTCAGACTGTGCTGCGGTGGCTAAAACAAATCCCTCCTGTGTGATTGGGAAGTCGGGAACAAGTGAATGATGATTCTCCCTTTGGAGgtagaggttttttttaaacgttttttttccagcaggtGACGCTGGCACAAGGCCTTCCCAATGTTTGACCCACCATAACTTGAACACCGCGAGCTCATTAAATTGTTACGTAACACGCGGCAGAGTCATTACAAAGGATACGGACCAAGCCGCCTCATTCATGGTCACGAACGTCAAAGTGGCTACTAGCTGCTTTTGCCAAGGAGTGTCAGCATTTTGAAGTGTATTGTGTGTGTGGGGCTTACCGGACAGAAGTACGTGTTCTGGGCAATGTGATGGGCCACCCGAGGCTCCGAGGCGGAAAGAGACATGATGAGCAGGAGGGCTTCTCGGGCTTGCTGTCCAACCGGACCTTGTCTGAGGAGAGACCTAAAGTAACCTTGGCTGTGCTCTCCTGGAACTACTTCTAATTCCGCTAAGTTCACGAACCTGTGCGTGTACGGGATGAGGAGGGAGAAGAGAAGGAAATTGGCGGCGCCCTGGTCCTCGCTGGTGTGAAAGAACAGCTCCAGCACCGAGGGGTCCTTGACCACAGCCGTGCACAGCTGGTTCAACAAGAGGACCAGCTCTGCTTCCACGCCACCGCCGCAGTCTGCAAAGTACGGGGGTTGGACCGAGGCCCTCGCTTGAAGCCAGAGCACGCCGCGTACCTGTGCCGGAGCCGCCGCCGCAGGAGGCCAGCAGCGTCATGAGTGGCCGCAGCAGAGGTTTGTGGTGCAGCAGGGGCTGGTGGGCCTGGCTCAGAAGCATCTGGTACATCCGGAGCTGCTCCAGTTTCATATCTTCGGTAAACTGTCTCCTCAAGCTCCAAAGAAACAGGCGCTCCATCACCCCCTCCTGAAGCACAAACTCCAAGATGGGACCCATGGCTCCGCCTGCGGATTGCGGTTTCACGGAAAGTCGTTTCAGTTGAGATGACGAAGAGACAAAATGTCTTTCTCTCCAGTGCGCTTTGGGATCTTGCCTCGAcccgcctcctcctccatcagCAGGAACAGCATGTGCTCCACGTAGTTCTGGACGGCGCTGGCCTCATCTGCCGGGATAGACCCGAGTcgggcgccgccgccggcgtGGCCGGAGAGGAAGCCCAGGGCGCTGATGCCCCCGCGACCCGGCTCGTGTTTTTCCAAGATCTTCACCACCTTGAGGCCCGGGAGAGCAAGCAAAAGAGAGAATGCGTGGGTGGCCCGACTCCCCTGCCGTCCGGCGGGTCGAACCCACCAACCTGCGTCCAGTGATTCTGGAACACGATCATGCACGTTTCCGGGTCCACCCCTCGCAGCGTCAGGGACTTCCTGCGTCGGCCCCCGGCCGTGGCCGAAGCCATCATCCTGGCTGGTGGCCGTCAACCCGGGATCGACCGCTGAACACCGGGAgtctgaatgtgtgtgtgtgatcatGTACGTCCGTGGTAATattggttaaaaaatatatgcttTGTGAGTGTTGTTACTCTGTCCATAGTTGTTTCCTACGTCAGGTTTCAGCTAAATTGTCCACAACAGGAATAAGTGCGCCCACGTGTAAACAGGAAAACGGGGAGAGGACCCACCCAGGGTGTTCTGGGACATTCCGTCAGTGGTCCGGAGAACGTTGCATTTGAAGGAGATTAATCTGGAATGAGACGCTGATGTTTAATCCCCAATGGCTGCTgctgtacatgtgtgtgtgttgagcaTAACATGCCATCACAGAGATTaagcacaaaaacaaaaggtttTCCTTGTTTTGATTTAGCTCATttgaatggtttttttttgggggggggggggtcctcccacacaaacatacaaaaagaGCCATGAATGCAACAATGCATCATTTTCCTAAATGACATCTTATTTATAAAGCATATTAACAAGTAAAGTCTTGATGCTACACCGTAATACACAGGACAATAAGgacacatacacataaacacaGCATGAATATTATATTTCAACAGGTCAAATTGAATTTTGATTTACCTTAAGAGCCAGCCAGTCACTCCTAAGGGATGTCCAAGTACTCTGTGAGCTCAACTCGGCTCTTGGGGCTTTAAACTCACAAACTGTCAATCACTATGAGGTCATCTCTGACCACGCCCATAATGTTCTCAAACCACGCCCATGAATTGTGTCAAAGTTGAGTGCTATTTGTTttgaatatgaaacaaaataaacaggacTAGTGTCACCTTCAGGTTAATAATTGCAATACTCGAAACCTTCAAAACAAGATTGTATCgcgaaaaaacaacataattttATGCCCTATTTCTGACGTCAGAGGGCCGGAGGGGAAGTTCTCGCCGCACCGCTTGGTGGAACTCAACTGGGAAGTTGGGAGAGAAAGTGGCGCTGTCAAATTTGTCAACACAGCAAGTTGTTCTGGTTAAAGATCAATTCGCGATCTCGCGTTTGGCGACGTTTGATCGAAGTCCGGGCGTGTTTTGTCGGACACCGAAAGAGACGCAGAAAGACGCGCACAAAGACGCGCAGACATGGCCGAGGCTCGCTCCGACGAAGACGAGGACAATATGAGGAGAGAGGCCAGAGAGCAAGTGCTACGACGGCAGTCCGACGGTAAGAAACCCACAAAAACACCATCGTCCACCATCGTCGTTAGGCGTGGACGATATCCAAAAACGCGTGTTCCTCAGCTTGAGAAACAAATTGCCTTCTGCCAAGAGGAATTCCAAATATTTACAGTCACTCGCTGTTATAACAACGCATTGGATTTGTAATGTGCGTTTcagattcaattttttaaataaaaaatcaggtTATATTGGTTCACTCCACACCTGGTGGAGATTGTAAGTGCCTCATCCACTTGTAAATAATACAGCGTGAGGAGAAAGTCATCTGTTTTGGGGGGCGGGAGCCACAAACATCTGGAAGTGCTAAGATCAGATCCGGGACTCCGGCAGGAGTTGCCGCAGCCAATCGCTGCCGGCGGACACGGTCCCGACTTGGGAGGAGACTGGAGAAACCACGACAAGGAAAAAAATCGGTCAGGGTTCTGTTGGGGAAAAGACCAAAGGATTTTTTGGGGAGAAATGGGGCGCTTTTGCCCGATGACACGTTGCCGTTGAGGGTTCCCCGCCTCAAACTTTGTCGTCCTTCTGATCCACGCAGGTCGTCCCGGCAGAAGAAAGCCAGAGAATCGTCTCAGGTTgaaccctttttttaaagaactatTTGTGTCTGCATGTAAGCCAATATGCTCCTCTAAAAGCTTTTGTGCTCAAAGTTTGTTCCCCTCTTTGCGGCGGCTGCCCCCCAACAACACCCCTGACACACTGGTGCAAGTATTTGGGCTGTTGGCCCGTCGGCACGGCAACCGGCCGGGGGCAGCGTCGCTGTGCGTTTATGGGGCAAACCTCTAAGTGGATTTGCTGAATATGCAGTGTCTTGCAAGGTCTTGAAATCCGTTTGTCTTGCCGAACTAACTCCTCTTTTTCCATTTGGGGCGCCACGCAGTCAAGGTCCGCTTTGGTCTCTAAGAGCAGCCATCAAAAGGAGTGAGTACGCCAAATTGCTTCATGTTTGGAAGATAAAACCTCTTGAATGTTCTTTTCCTTTGAAATCCCTCAGCCACCAGCAGGTCCAGTCTCTCCGACCAACCGCGCAACAGAACCAGGGAAGGCGACTCCAGGTAAGGGCATCCGCAAGTTTACGCCACCGCCACGCCCGTGTTGTTCCGCCGTTGACCGGCCATCGGCAGGCGACCGGAGATCACCGTCCTGTCGGCCGAACCGCTCCCCTCCACTTCCTGGTTAGCGGGAGCGCCCGGCGCGTTCCCGCCCCCGCCGCCCCCGGCCGCTCAAATCTGGGGAGCCACGATCCCGCCGTCCATACAGGTAACTCCGCTCCCATGATGCCATTCGGCGCCTCTCGGAACTTCAGATTTTCCTTCCCGCCGCGCAGCCGCCGCCCTCTTACGAAGAGGTGATCAGAGAGAAGACCCAGGAACAAGGTGGCAACTCGCCTTCAGCCGTCCCGTCACCATTGTCGTCTGTTCTAGCTAATAGATTGACCATCGCCACTCAGACCGACACCAGATCGTCTTCCGCCGTTCCAGGTCCGAGGACGCTCCCGTCCGTATATTAAATTGAATGTAAATTTTGGCGACCCAATGGGAAAACGTTCGCCTTGTCTTCAACAGGAGGGATCAAACCGCAAGAGTCGGCAATACCCGCGTCTCGAGCCAATGGGCAAATTGCTTCGGCTTTGACCCCGGCCCCCGAAAGCGACGGCACGGCACGGCTCCCCCGCGCCCACGAGTTGGAGTGCCCCAGACCTCACCCTCGCCCCCGATCCAGGCTCCCCGTCAACCCGGCGGGCAACGAGGTCCGGGTTCAGACTTTGGTCAAACTGCGAGAGGACGGCTTGGCCACGCTAGCAGCGCGCGCCCGCAGTGACGCTAGCAGGAAGGAAGCGTGCGGTGGTAAATACCTCCGAGAGCTCCTGGAGGCCTTCAGCTCTGACGACTGGGGCTTTCCCGAGTGCCAGGGCGACGACAGCGGTCTTAGCCAAtcggaagaagaggaggaagaggaagaggacgaaGAGATGGCGACTCTAAGGGCCAGGATCCGGGCCTTTGAGAAGCAGGAGGAGAAGCAGGAGGCGGAGCTTGACGGAAGCGGCCGCGACACGGATATCGACGAGGACCCCCTCGCCAAGACACCCGAACCTCGGCCCCGCCCTCGTCTCCAAGTACAACCCGCCAAAGCGCACCCCCCGACCCTCGCCCCTAAACCTAAAGGCCTGGCGAAATCGTCACCTACGGATGGCATCCCTCCGGAGCACCCCAAAGCGGGGCCAGTCTCGGAGCCCCCCCTCTCGGCTCGGCACCCTAGCACCGCTCCCACACCGGTCCCGGCTCCCAGGGTCCCTCCAGCCAAGACCTCCCCCTGCCCCGATGAAACCCCGACCAAAATCCCAGCCAGACCGACAATTATTCCACGGAGCGGCGTCGGGACTCCGCCGCCGGTGAAGGCGACCTCGGCCAAACACATCACCCCGTCTAGGCCTCCGAGACCTTCCGTGGAGGTCGGTGGGGGGGCGTCAACTCAGACTCACGAAACCATAAACCTCACAGGTGAAAATCCTGTCCTTCTCTATTCCACCTTTGCTATTTTATGCGCTGACCCTCGTGGAACACAAACGGGTTTCAATCCCAATTCTTCTGAACGCGGCCGCATTCCAGTCAGCGTGCGTAGCCACCAAATTATTTCCGTTTTCTCTTTTCAGAGAGGCATTTTTTGTAGGTCACGCACCAGGAGTGCATAGACTTGAAACCGAGCGCTCGCTAGTTGACTGAATTAGATCCAGGCGGCTGAATATGTTGGTGACATTTGAACTTGCGGCCATTGTTTGCGCTGAATGCTCATTTGTTCTCTGTGGCGTCAGTCCTCCGCACCCACGGCGGCGGCCGGCCAACAGGAACAGAAACGCGTCAGGGGAAACGAGAAAACCTGTTGCTTACTGTGCGAGCGGCCAAATGAAATCACCTTATGAGCTCCCTACTTCCTAGCCGCTAAATCAACAGTGAGTCTTTGCAAACTGGCGAATTGCATCGCGGGTAACGTAAGCCGCGTCGCCTCGGCACAATGCGGCTTTTGAGAGGGTGGCGCTTGCCCGATTCAGCCTCAACATTGGCCCATTGTGTGCGGAGAAGAAGCCTTTCTGTGTGGACATAACCCCGATCTTATTTGGGATTTTCAAAAGTGCCACACGTTTtggcaattcatttcaattgttgTCGTCTTCTCAGGTCCCTCTCCGGAACCAAATCCCGCCCCTTTTGAGGCTCCTGCACCGGATCCGGGTGCCGTCCAAGCAAAAGCCGCGCCTCTGGGCCTTAGAAAGGCGGAGCGTCTCTCGGTGCCACCTCTACCCCCGAGGTGAGCCAGAGTGGACTCGGGTGGCTTCCCACCGAGCCCCGTCTAGCCCGCCTTCTTCTCCACAGGCCTTCGGGTGCGAAGCTCCTCCCCCCCAGGCCTCCGGCGATAAAACCCGCCCCTGCCCGTCCGCCGCCCCCCGGCGTAGTCTCGCCTGCCGGCCATCCTCGGCTGCGGACGCCGCTTTCCTTGACTGGAGCTAATAACAGAGCGTCAAAGCGAGGGCCGCCCCTGCCCCCTCGCCCCCAGCCCGGACATCCGCTCTTTCACGGCAACGCGGTATTACGAAAAGGTCGCCAACGTCGTCCCGAGTGCACGGCTACCGAGATTTTGTGTCCCAGAAGCGGGAGGTCCTCATCGTCCTGGACGAACCGCCGCCGGAGACTCCGGCGACCTCTGTCACGGCGCCTTCGTCGGGGTGTCTCATGGATCTCGACGTCTTTCCCCCGGCACGACTAGACAGGCCTGGCGAGGAGACTTATGAGCAGGTACGACTGCATCGGCAGACGTAAACCCCATTatgcgttttatttttttagttcctCAAAACTCACTCCTTGGTTTTCTTCCGTTTGATCCTTGCAGAACCCTCCCGAGCTGCCTCCTGTCAGGTCTGGCACCATAATACCAAGTTGTGTTGATTTGAGAAGACTCCTCCAGTCGTGGACTTCTTTGTGTGTGCGCAGCGGCCCTCGTCGCGTGGCTTTGTACGACTTTGAAGGAGCCCAAGATGACGAACTCACCTTCTTCCAAGGGGACGCCATCGGCCTCCTGGAAGTGGTGGACCGGCAGTGGGGCCGCGGCCAGTTGGGCGGACGCGTCGGGCTCTTTCCGCTGAGCTTTACCCAAGCGACCGAGGAAGGTCCGCTACAAGTCTCGGGTGAGCCGCCATGATTAAAGACGAGTCAATGTTTCATTGGTTTTGATTGGACTGAATTCTCCCCCCAGTGGCACAGATGCCTTCAAAAGGAACACAGGTAAGTTTCAGGTCCCACCCCGTTTTAGGATTTACCCATGTTGGTCCACTGATCAATGCCTTTAGGTGGAAGAGTGGGATTCGGCGATGTTCGACTTTGCCGGCCAGACCGCAGAGGATCTGCCTTTCCACAAGGGGGCGCACATCCAAGTGATCGAACACGTAGACTCCCAGTGGAGGAGGGGGCGACTGGACGGGAGGGAGGGTCTTTACCCCGTGGCTTTCACACGGGCTTGCCAAGGTGAGACACCTTCACATACCTTTTTCGTCAATTCGAGCTCATTCGGGAACTGACGTCATTCACTGGTTAGGGTTAAAACCCCCGACCCTGAACCCGTTTCCAAATTCATCAACCGTTTTCTCCTGGGTTTCAGCTCAACCACTTGCAAGCCAGAAGGCGGCAGCGAGCGTCTCGGCCAAAGCTTTATTTGCCTTCACCGCCCAGCACGAAGACGAACTGACGGTTAAGGTGAGGACTTTGTCCCAACACGTCCTCGGGCGTGGCGTCCTGAATGGCGCTTGTCTTCTTCCTTCAGCCTGGCGACATCATCACGCAAGTGGAGTCCAGGGATGAGCAGTGGATTGTGGGAGTTGTTGATGGTAAGCGTGGAATGGTGCCCAAAAACTACATTGGACTCCGTTGATGTAGACAATCTGCGGACGGGATTTTGTTGTCAAAAAGTCTCAAAGTGGACATTGAAGCTCAAATGTGGGAACGTTTCTTCGTTGTAACGCGTGTAC is drawn from Stigmatopora argus isolate UIUO_Sarg chromosome 20, RoL_Sarg_1.0, whole genome shotgun sequence and contains these coding sequences:
- the LOC144065384 gene encoding uncharacterized protein LOC144065384 isoform X2, which produces MNPRLLYFVVASAAASVLQGENQTQTTRNHTSDAPPLAALPTATMTTLWTPSHPNLISPNPSDGRSNTTFISADSTSHQTQGPSTKGETTTPGEQQRNSVGQKTATPAEDSTTVSATSPSVATEAAPPVGFSSSVWGIILLVLLLLVIAILVVILYLLRRESRRYSFDLRAGNPDGENTGNFEALSLNDRGGASSTLCQTPELWRSTPKGRETTRDHPVSMFANGLMPGLKALGSLFLFPDQIVDGRDCDGTTWWFQGCRETMTMTTWWTHGRNLIRLKL
- the LOC144065384 gene encoding uncharacterized protein LOC144065384 isoform X3, which codes for MNPRLLYFVVASAAASVLQGENQTQTTRNHTSDAPPLAALPTATMTTLWTPSHPNLISPNPSDGRSNTTVFISADSTSHQTQGPSTKGETTTPGEQQRNSVGQKTATPAEDSTTVSATSPSVATEAAPPVGFSSSVWGIILLVLLLLVIAILVVILYLLRRESRRYSFDLRAGNPDGENTGNFEALSLNDRGGASSTLCQTPELWRSTPKGRETTRDHPVSMFANGLMPGLKALGLPGDDDHDHLVDSREKPDPTEVIEEERDKDSFSGFIG
- the LOC144065384 gene encoding uncharacterized protein LOC144065384 isoform X1, translated to MNPRLLYFVVASAAASVLQGENQTQTTRNHTSDAPPLAALPTATMTTLWTPSHPNLISPNPSDGRSNTTVFISADSTSHQTQGPSTKGETTTPGEQQRNSVGQKTATPAEDSTTVSATSPSVATEAAPPVGFSSSVWGIILLVLLLLVIAILVVILYLLRRESRRYSFDLRAGNPDGENTGNFEALSLNDRGGASSTLCQTPELWRSTPKGRETTRDHPVSMFANGLMPGLKALGSLFLFPDQIVDGRDCDGTTWWFQGCRETMTMTTWWTHGRNLIRLKL